The genomic stretch GGACGTCTCGCAGAGCTTGGAGTACGGGGTCCACCCCCACGGGTTCTGCAGGTGGTAGCCGATGTCGTTGAGGTCGTTGGCGAAGGTGTAGCCGGCGTAGTGCGGGGTGCCGTCGTCGTCGTTGACGTGGACGAGGGCGACCTCCGGCTCCTCCAGCAGGGCGACCGTCGACGCGGCGGCGGCCAGCGGCTGGTCGGGCATGCGCAACCAGGAGCCGAAGCCCTTGATCAGCCAGTTGGGCGGCCGGAACTCCTGGGCGGGGTCCGGGTCGTGGTCGTACTTGGACCGGTGGGTGCCCATGAAGCCGGTCAGCAGGGCCTCGCCGGTCTCGGGCAGCAGCGGGGGCAGCAGGGTCAGTTCGGGGTCGTCGACGGCGACGTCGACCGTCGCGGTCCCCGAGGTGACGGCGCTGACGACCGCCTCCGCGCCGCCGCCGGCGAGGAACGCCGCCCGGAGCCGCTCGTGCGGGACCTCGTGCAGCCGGTGCGGCACGCCGGGGACGGGCTTGCCGATGCCCACGTACCGGCGGCCCCGGTAGGCGCAGGTGAAGAGGACGGTCATGACGGGGGTACCTCCTGGGAGAAGGGTGTACGGGGCTGGGGGGTGGTTTCCGGGGACCGGTCAGGAACCCGGTACGGGCTCGCCGGCCAGGTCGGCGAAGGCCGCCGCGACACGGTCCAGGGACGTGGCGATCCACGGGAGCCGGAGGGGGTCCGCGGCGGTGAGCGCGGCGAGGCGTTCGTGCTCGCTCTCGCCGTACAGGCGGCTGGTGGCGATCCGGATCCGCAGCGCGTCCTCCGGCTCCCCGAAGGCCGTGGCCGGCAGGACGCCGACGCCGTGGCGCCGGGCGAGCAGCGCCGCCAGCTCCCCGCCGCCGGCCACCCCGTGCGCCCGGGACAGCCGGGCGCGCAGCGGCTCGAAGTCGGGGTACAGGTAGCAGGTGGCCCGGACCGGCGCCAGCCGGGCACCGGTCGCGGTGACGCGGCCGGCCACGGCCCGGACGACCCGTTCGTGCAGTCGGCGCGAGGCGGCGACCCGGTCGACGACCTCGCGGGGTTCGGCGAAGGCATAGGCGGCGGCGGCCTGCACCGGTGCCGCCGTGCTCGACCAGACCTGGCTGGCGATCGCGGCCAGCCGCTCGTGCACGGTCCGCCCGAGCGGGCCGCCGGGGAGCCGGGCGACGCCGACGCGCCAGCCGCCGAGCGCCAGGTTCTTCGTCAGTCCGGTGGTGACGACGGTCCGCTCCGGGGCGAACTCGGCCGGGGAGACGGCCCGGTCGCCGGGGGCGAAGACCAGGTCGCAGTAGATCTCGTCGGAGACGATGACGAGGTCCAGCTCCCGGGCGGCCTCCGCCAGCCGCCGGACGGTCGCGGCGGAGGCGATGGTGCCCGTGGGGTTGTCGGGCAGCGTGACCACCACGCAGCGCACGTCCCGCCCGGCGGCGCGGGCCCGCGGGACCGCCTCAAGCAGGGCCGCCGGGTCCGGCACCCCGCCCTCGCCCGGCAGGGTGGGGACCGGGAGGGGCCGTCCCCCGGCGAGGCGGGCCTGCGCCGCGTAGCTCACCCAGGTGGGGACCGGCACGACGGGATCGCCGCCGACGGCCAGCAGGAGGGCGAACAGCAGCGGCTTGCTGCCCGGGCCGCAGACCACCAGGCCGGGGTCGGCCTCCAGGCCCGCCGCTGCCAGTACCCGGCGGCGGCGGTCCGCAGCGCGGCGCTCCCCGTGACGGGGCCGTACGCGTTGCGGTCCGCCGCCCGCCCCAGCCGCTCCCGCAGCTCCGGCAGCACCGGCAGGCCGATCTCGCCGCTGGCCAGGGGCACGACCTCCTCCCCGGCACGGCGGCGGCGGTCCAGCTCCGCGTCCGCGGCGAGGGTCGCCGACAGGGTGACCGGGACGGGTGGGGACATGGCGGGCTCCTGGTGAGGGCGGGCCGGGGCGACCGGCGGGACCGGGGTAGGGGGAAGAGGGGTCAGCCCGCGGCGTAGCGCTGCCGCAGTTCGACCTTGCGGACCTTGCCGGTGAGCGTCTTCGGCAGCGCGGGCGTGACCTCCAGCCGCTCCGGGAGGAAGCGGGGGTCCTGGCCGGCGTCGCGCAGGTACCCGCGGACGTCCTCCAGGGTGACCGCGGCCTCGCCGCGGGGGACGACGACGGCCAGGATGGGGTCGTCCACCGTCCCGTCGAGTCCGACCAGCGCCGCCTCGGTGATCCTCGGGTGCCGGGAGAGGATCGCCTCCAGTTCGGCCATCGGCACGACGAGCCCGTCCCGCAGGATGGTGTCCCGCGCGCGGCCCAGGATGCGGATGCCGCCGCGGCTGTCGTCGCGGGCCACGTCGCCGGTGTCGAACCAGCCGCCCTCGCTCAGCTCGGCGTCGAAGGCGTCCTGCTGCTTGTGGTAGCCGAGGGCCCGCGACGCGCCGCGCACCCGCAGCCGGCCCACCGGTGCCCGCTTGCTGGGGTCGTGGCACAGGTCGATGCGGATCTCCATGGAGTCGATCGCCCGGCCGTGGCTGTGCGCCGCCCAGTCCTGGTTGTAGTCGAGCCGGGTGATGGTGACCGGGCCGAACTCCGACATGCCCCAGACCGAGTACGTCCGGGTGCCGAAGGTCTGCCGCAGCTCGTCCACCAGCTGCTGGAGCACCGGCGCGGCACCGGTCACGGTGTGGTGCAGGCTGGACACGTCGTGCGGGTCGACGCGCTGGGCCTGGGCGATGCCGGAGAGGGTGGGCGGCGGGCCGTACAGCAGGGTGGCCCGGTACCGCTCCACCAGGTCGAGCAGCCCGGCGTGGTGCTGGCCGTCCTGGAAGACGGCGGTCGCCCCGAGCATCACCGTGGCGAGCACCCCCTGGCCGAGGCCGGAGTAGTGCACCAGCGGCGTGGTCACCACGGCCACCAGGTCCTCGTCGAGGAGGAAGGTGTCGACGTACCCGCGGACCCCGGAGTGCACGGTGTTCTGGCTGTGCACCACGCCCTTGGAGTAGCCGGTCGTGCCGGAGGTGAACAGCACCACGAACGGCTCGTCCGGGCGCAGCTGGAGCCCTTCGAGCTGCCCGGCGTACCGCTTCTCCCAGTGGGTGGAGACGAAGTGGTCGTGGAAGTCGACGGCGCCCTCGGGGGCGTGGCCGTCCACCACGACGACGTGCTCCAGCGGCAGTTCGGAGCGCATCGCGTGCACCGTCTCGGCCAGCGGGTAGCCGTCATGGTCGGCCACCGTGACGCAGACCTTGGCCTCGGTGAGTTCGAACCGGTGCCGCAGCTCGTCCTCCGTGCACACCGGGGCGATGGGGCACAGGACGGCGCCGACCGACATGCAGGCGAACATCAGGGGCACCATCTCCCACCGGTTGGGCAGCTGGACCGCGACGACGTCGCCGCGTTGCACGCCCAGTTCCAGCAGGCCGCCCGCGAACCGCTCCGTCAGCCGCATGAGTTCGGCGTAGTCGAGGGTGTCGGTGCGGGCCTCGTCCAGCCGGCGTCCGGCGATGGCCAGCTTGCGCGGCC from Actinacidiphila yeochonensis CN732 encodes the following:
- a CDS encoding fumarylacetoacetate (FAA) hydrolase, whose protein sequence is MTVLFTCAYRGRRYVGIGKPVPGVPHRLHEVPHERLRAAFLAGGGAEAVVSAVTSGTATVDVAVDDPELTLLPPLLPETGEALLTGFMGTHRSKYDHDPDPAQEFRPPNWLIKGFGSWLRMPDQPLAAAASTVALLEEPEVALVHVNDDDGTPHYAGYTFANDLNDIGYHLQNPWGWTPYSKLCETSMTPWLFLDEPPRTVTGRITIEREGAAAWKGDFSCGSDALYHRVDDLLNHLFSYPVVRRPELVTYVLLGADKASYHDGFRIADGDRITIDVQSHDTVLSNVIAYTGQTRVV
- a CDS encoding pyridoxal phosphate-dependent aminotransferase; the protein is MVCGPGSKPLLFALLLAVGGDPVVPVPTWVSYAAQARLAGGRPLPVPTLPGEGGVPDPAALLEAVPRARAAGRDVRCVVVTLPDNPTGTIASAATVRRLAEAARELDLVIVSDEIYCDLVFAPGDRAVSPAEFAPERTVVTTGLTKNLALGGWRVGVARLPGGPLGRTVHERLAAIASQVWSSTAAPVQAAAAYAFAEPREVVDRVAASRRLHERVVRAVAGRVTATGARLAPVRATCYLYPDFEPLRARLSRAHGVAGGGELAALLARRHGVGVLPATAFGEPEDALRIRIATSRLYGESEHERLAALTAADPLRLPWIATSLDRVAAAFADLAGEPVPGS
- a CDS encoding AMP-binding protein, coding for MTAVGATPDRSTSADRLAEYRRRGWWRDETFLDDLRRQARERPRKLAIAGRRLDEARTDTLDYAELMRLTERFAGGLLELGVQRGDVVAVQLPNRWEMVPLMFACMSVGAVLCPIAPVCTEDELRHRFELTEAKVCVTVADHDGYPLAETVHAMRSELPLEHVVVVDGHAPEGAVDFHDHFVSTHWEKRYAGQLEGLQLRPDEPFVVLFTSGTTGYSKGVVHSQNTVHSGVRGYVDTFLLDEDLVAVVTTPLVHYSGLGQGVLATVMLGATAVFQDGQHHAGLLDLVERYRATLLYGPPPTLSGIAQAQRVDPHDVSSLHHTVTGAAPVLQQLVDELRQTFGTRTYSVWGMSEFGPVTITRLDYNQDWAAHSHGRAIDSMEIRIDLCHDPSKRAPVGRLRVRGASRALGYHKQQDAFDAELSEGGWFDTGDVARDDSRGGIRILGRARDTILRDGLVVPMAELEAILSRHPRITEAALVGLDGTVDDPILAVVVPRGEAAVTLEDVRGYLRDAGQDPRFLPERLEVTPALPKTLTGKVRKVELRQRYAAG